In Myxococcota bacterium, the DNA window AAGACGCAGGCCGAGGTCGGACCGGCGGCGAGGCGATCCCCGCGGACGTCGACGTAGCGGGAGCGGAACGCCGCCTCGGTCATCCCGAGATGGTCGGCGATGTGGCGGGCGTCGTCGGGGGTCACCCGTACCTGGCCGCCGGGCCGGGAGCAGCAATTGCCCGAGCGCAGGCAGCGGTGCCGGAACGGGAAGGGGGCGTGGGCGTCGGGCATGCGAAAGAACAAGGGCCCTGCCGTCGGGGCCAACGTGTGGTCCGGAACGGCAGGGCCCCCTGGTTCCAGCGGGAGTGGCTACTCCATCGCCTTCTTCATGGCGTCGGCCGCTTCGCCGGTCTTCTCTTCGGCGGCGTCCTGCGCGTCGGCGGCGGCGT includes these proteins:
- a CDS encoding YkgJ family cysteine cluster protein, giving the protein MPDAHAPFPFRHRCLRSGNCCSRPGGQVRVTPDDARHIADHLGMTEAAFRSRYVDVRGDRLAAGPTSACVFLEGGRPSRCTIYPVRPERCRSWPYWEELRDPTERAAAFRVCPGLEALDAAERDTGD